The genomic interval CTCAGTCTCATCATGACTAACACTCCTATCACGATTGGCAATGAGCGCTTTTAGAATGGCTCTACCCTCAAACCCAAGTTGGTTATTGTAGCTAGAAACTATTTCTTCATAAGTTCTTCCTGTTTCAACAGATTCAGCAAGAAGATCGTGGAACCCTGAACGTTCAACTTCGAGACTGAAAACTTCGCTGGTTAATAATCCAAGGTTTTCACCGAAAGTTTCAATAGTTGGCCGACTAGCCGTTACATTTGAACCAACACGATAAATTTTCCAAACGCAAGAACAAGGTATTTCTTGCAAAACCACAGGTGAGTGTGTCGCTATGATTGCGACCCCATTTCGATCCTGAAGTAAATCGGCAAGGGCGCGCACAAACGCCGATAATAATGGCGGGTGTAAATGGCTCTCTGCCTCATCCAATAGCACTAATGTTTTTTCTTCTACGGTGGCGACCAAGCGGGTTATGGTTAGCAAAACTATGGCGTGCCCCGAACTCATGCGAGACAAAAACGGGCTAACCTCTTTTATATACTTGTCTTGAAAAGAGCTTGAATCAGATTGTTCTTCACTCATCGTGTTGTTACGAAGATCCTTGTAAATATCTTTTAACTTTTGTAGCCTCATTGAAGCAAAAATTTCATCTGAGCCAAGTTTACCAATGGCATCCAACCAACGATCGGTCTTTTTGGGGTCGTAAAAACAACTAATTAAGGCTCTTGAACAATCATTTTGAAGATCGCTAATAGTTCGGTGGAACTCTCCATTCTTCGGGTCTTTCAAGCCAATATAGAAATAGCAGGTTCCTTTCGCAGGATCAGGTTGTTCCTTGGGAGGGGTAAATGGATCGAAGGCACTGAAGGAAACTGATACAAGACTACTGAAATAATCATCCGAGATTTCGCTTTCCTGCCACCCATCTATATCGACAAATTTAGCGTTAGTACCTTGCCGATCTGTAATCGCTTCAATCATGCCATTTAGTAAAGTTGTTTTGCCTACCCCATTTCGGCCAATAATCGCATGAATATTGGTGTTAGGCGTGGAACCAACTTCTACATCAAAACCGAGCTCTATTCTCCCCCAATGCCCTGCTTCAGGCCTGACGAACTTGAATTTAAAGTTGGTGAGCTCAGCTTTACCTTCGAGGACTCGGGCATACTGCCCTTTTATCACTGAGAGGCTGATGCCGCGCAGTAAAGATGTGCTGAAAACTTCTTCCTCTTTTATGTCTTCAATAAGGTTAGGTTGTAAAACAATATCGCGCAATGCTGATAAAATCTGATTGCAAAAGTGACTAGGTAAGGACGCCATATTACGATAAAACTCAACACCTTGTCCTAGTGAGAAGAACTCTTCGCCAAGATGTTCAAATCTGTCAGGTAATTTGGCATAGGTGTCGGTTTCTGTCGTTTGTCCTTTAAAGGCAATCTTAATTTCACCAATATCGTGGAGACGGCCATCTTCATCATGGAGCGACATGTGAAACATGGTAACAAACGAATAGTCATTCCAATGATCTATCTTGAGATAAATCGTATTATTACCGGTTTCAGGGGCCCAAGTGCTTCTGGGTAAAACACGAAATTCCATGTCTAGCAATACTCCAAAATACGGGAGCTAGTATTAGTTAATGGCCGAACGAGCCCGTAGAAAAACCCTCACACAAGAGCAATCCCCGAGCCTGGTTGAATTTTTTCTTTTCGTGAACCGCCCGTCAGGTATGGCATGTTCAGGCGATAGCCGTCTCCTCAGCGCGATTTGTCGGGAATTCTACCGTTTACCGGCCGATTTTACTTCTTTTTTTCTTTTTATTACCTCAAATCATCCCGAATCGGCGCATCCTGGTCATGTTGTGCAGCATGGTCATCATCTGCCATTGTCCGTTGACCTTCTTCTT from Geothermobacter hydrogeniphilus carries:
- a CDS encoding AAA family ATPase, with protein sequence MEFRVLPRSTWAPETGNNTIYLKIDHWNDYSFVTMFHMSLHDEDGRLHDIGEIKIAFKGQTTETDTYAKLPDRFEHLGEEFFSLGQGVEFYRNMASLPSHFCNQILSALRDIVLQPNLIEDIKEEEVFSTSLLRGISLSVIKGQYARVLEGKAELTNFKFKFVRPEAGHWGRIELGFDVEVGSTPNTNIHAIIGRNGVGKTTLLNGMIEAITDRQGTNAKFVDIDGWQESEISDDYFSSLVSVSFSAFDPFTPPKEQPDPAKGTCYFYIGLKDPKNGEFHRTISDLQNDCSRALISCFYDPKKTDRWLDAIGKLGSDEIFASMRLQKLKDIYKDLRNNTMSEEQSDSSSFQDKYIKEVSPFLSRMSSGHAIVLLTITRLVATVEEKTLVLLDEAESHLHPPLLSAFVRALADLLQDRNGVAIIATHSPVVLQEIPCSCVWKIYRVGSNVTASRPTIETFGENLGLLTSEVFSLEVERSGFHDLLAESVETGRTYEEIVSSYNNQLGFEGRAILKALIANRDRSVSHDETE